The sequence TATTTTCCTGTTCTAAAGGAGGCAAGCAGCTGCTAATACTTACTTCTCTTTCCTGAGGTGAAGTTCTATTAATAGTCACAGATATGCCAGAGATTTTCACTTTTGCTGGTCTACCAGGCTTCCTACTTATTGTCAAAGGCTTCTGATTTGGTCGAACAAtgttcttggaaggctgaggtatcACAGATTTGTTCTTGATGGGTCTCACATATTCAAAGCCAGACCCCAAGATCTCACTTTCAGTAGTCAAGCTTGCGACAGCACTTATTCTTTCACCCAAGTTAATTTTGTGTTCACTAATATTTCTGGGACTATTATATTCAGTTGGAAAATCCCCAGCATTATTGTTTAAAGACATAAGGTTGCTTATGTTTACATTTCCTTCAGAAACATGCCTTTTAGTTCTTCTTGATCTTCCATAAATAACAGTTACTGTAATACTCTTTTTATAAATACCTTCTTTTACTTCTGATATGAGAGATTCTGGGCTTTTCCTTCCAGCACTAACGGGCTCATTCTGGCAAACAGTGATGTCTGTTTGATCAGTTTTAGGCTTTGGTGGTCTTCCAATTGGTCGCTTAATCTGTCTCACAACTTGGGGACCTATTTTTTTTGGTCTAcctggttttcttttaaaagatggaTCAATAGCACTGCTTGAATTGTCCGTAGTTTCTTCTTGTGGCTTATCACTATTTATATCACCTATAAACATTGTAGAGGATCCTGAAGTTTCTTTTGCATGATTGAATTTGtttagttctctttgaagagtatCGGTATCATAATGATTGGAGTGATAATTTTCAGAGTTCGCATTTGAGATAtcttcatttgtttctgttttttcttcagtTACATGATGGATTGTAGGTTTTTCAGAAGGGAGAACAACATTTGAATGGGAAGTACCAACTGAAGTTAAAGTATATTTGACTCCTTCACTACTtttaacctcagataaaaacatgaGTTTGATAGGACTAGAATAGTTGGAAACAGATGAACTTTCAATACCTTCATATTTTGCTGGTACATTTTCACCACTGGAAATCAAGCGACCCATATCTAAAATAGTTGACTTTTTCAGATTTTCAAGTCTTTTGTTATTCAAATCCATTGTAGGCATGCAATGACTTTTGATAATATTGCTGGATGCTACCACAGATTTTGATAAGCTCTGTTCTTTGCATGTCATTCTATTTAGAGTAAGAGTCATATTTCTGTCAGCATTTTGATCTTTACCATCAATTTCTATCAATTTCTTGGATGCTTTACATCCTTCTGATAATGGCTGATTATTCCAGGATTTATTGGCTATATTTATTGTATCTTCCAAACGCTTCACAACAACTTGTAAATTAGAATTCATTGCAATTTTGTTTAGGTCTATGTTGTGTGAGCTTTCAATGTGAATATTTTTCACTGGAACGTTTTTTGTTGTGGATTCGGATACTTTTTTGGCtttaggtgattttttaaaaacataattatttgttACATATATAGAATACCACCCTGGAGGCACAATATTTCGTTTAGTTCTGCTCAAAAGTCCAGAAGCATCATTTCTCAAAAGAGTTTGAGTATTACTTAACTTTGGATTTTTCCTATGATTTTGCAAAAATTGTTTTCCATCTGCAGATTTCTCCTGTGGCTTTCTTAAGCTCATTTTCTCAGGGGAAGTTGTTTTaaagctttctgaaaatgaattaaaagacaagTTAGTTTCTGAGCTATGAAGAGGTAGTTGCAGTGACTGTAATGCATAATTTGGTGAAAATGATGTTTCAGCATTTTTATCTTGAAGTCTTTTAGAATTTTGTAAAGAAGACCCTTGGTCATGATAGAATTCTCCTTTGTCTGATGAAGATATATCATTGTTTTGTGTCAACTTCCTTGAACTTTTCTcggtgtatttttttcttgtaaaattttcATCGAGACTAGCAAGTTCTCTTTTTATCTGTAAAGACTGCCTTCTAAACATGGGTGAATCAGAGGAGTTGCACATTGCAAATAAAGTTTCTTGACGCTTTCGAAATCTTgtctgaataattttattttctacctttttatCGTGTTGACTCAATAGTTCCATAAAACTATAATCACTGGCTTTTGCATTATGCAAGAGAGACGTTATGAAATCTCccaattttaaatcattatatgtATTACAATCACTGCTAGATAACTGTACAAGGCTTGTCATATCCGTGGTTTCTAttgattttagtttttcattaATGCGATCCATTAAATCTTGAAAAATTACAGCAGTTTCACCTTTTTCATGATTTGTAGCAGAATTATTGCTGTCATTTGAGAGTAAAGAATAAGAGTTACCGgattttttagttttaagtattttatcttCATGATCACTCTTATTGCTGCTTATTTCTGCTGGTGTGAGAGATGGAGGCTGGTTAATGTTTGCTTCAAGTTTGTTATTTTCTAAGGCTGAAATCTCTGAGATGACGTCTTTCAATTTTTCAAATCCTTCAGTTTCTACAGGTGATAATGGTGGGGGTGAGGGACTTCGAGATCTACAGGCATCTTTAAGAGTGACTGAAAGATCACATACTTCCTTTGACAAAAGAGGACTACGAAAGGCTGATTTTGTAGAGTGAATGTTTGGTAACAGTCCAGAACAGCACCTGTGAGAATTATAACTGTCTGCAATTCCTCTATTCACTACTGGCTTAATGTGTTCAACAGTTACAGTTTGGCAAGATAAacaatttaaatctttaatacagACTGGCAGAGGTTCTAAACCAGGGCTTTGTTTTTCGTTTTGTAAACAACCTTTTTCTGCCAGCCTATATTCACAATTACAGAACAGACCATATAAATTATCTTCGATTAAGGGCTTTTGAGATTCTGAAGACACAACACATGATGTATTACAACAGCAAAGAGAAGCAGCATTCTGCTCTTGGACTAGAAATTTCAACATAGCCAAAACTTGTTGCTGGTGATGTATGCACAAAGATTCCAAAACTTTGCTTaatgctgattttcttttttccattttagaagCTTCCTCTGATTTTGCATCAACAgttgaactaaaaataaaaatcaaacaaaaaatgaattgcAGCAAAAATACCACTACAAGGAGTTATAATTTTAACAGCGTTCGAAAAAAGATATTTTGGTATTGCTGGACTCCTGACTCCTAGAGAGCTGCAATAATGGCATTTTGATTATTGTTTAGCAAAAATATAATGAAGCACTCATAACTAATTTCCTACAACAAAGTATAAGTCAAAGCAAAGCCCTATTTTTGCAATATAAAAGCTGATGATTATacatatgattacatttatatattaatgtCTAATGTTTTCAATGTATTAAGAATATTTAATGGAAAGTGCTTCAGAAGGAgttaaatttttataaagtagccattttataaattattctgaTACATAATTATCAGTCTACATTAGtgcaaataaggaaaataaaatgcaggagtacaatctttatttaaaatagatattttttccAAGGCAGTGAAAATAGTAAAAGCTTCCCATAATCACAAGGAAAATTAAGGGATTTAGATTTTATGTAAATAAGAGAATGTCCTTCCTAAGATTAAGCTGCAGGCgttagctatttaaaaataaaatctatttttaattgatgTTAAATACTAAAGTAATTTCATAAAAGCTAAAGGCATTACTTACCTAATTATTAAGTTTCAAATGCCGGAAAATGGCCCACTACAGAAACTACTATACATCTAACTTGAACTAAGAACCGGGCTTGCTTATCAACCAATATAGaagtctacaatttttttttttaatccaatacCAGCAGcaggaagaataaaatatatttaaagagttCTGTTTCAGAAAAGTATCTATTTTAATTAAACATATCACCAAACTCTGTACATGAAAATTGCCTTTCACTTACAgtttattacatttgtttttaatagttcctgatttctagaaattttatttaagGTTGGAATAATGCTGATTATGAATTACTATTGAAGAATGTATTTTTGCTTAAATACAGAATTTTTATGCTcatctatattaaaaattataaatttttactttaaaacagGAAGTGGAATATTTTTACTTTGCTGCCTAAAACTGATATAGCCTGTTTCAGAGATAAGTaatatttcacttatattttataaaaattatgttatttgagtagcaaaaataagaaagcaaatttTAAACGTGATCAaaacttttctggaaaaaaagatTACTAGATTCAACCAATGTTTCACTAAAACTAGTGATTTGACATAAAGAAGCTATCAAACAAAGTGAGAAGAGATATGAAATtacaataaaacttttaaagtcCACTGCTGCCTCTAGACAGATGAAGATAGGACATGACCCCAGTAtcctttcctttttgaaaataattttttataaattttgtcATGGTTGGGAGTGTAAAATCATGCAATTGACTCCCAGGATTCAATcagatagttttaaaaaatacatgtagaGAGCAAGGGCAGGAAGAAATGATAACTATCAAAGATTAcgatataattatattattttccagCAAATTAAAAATGACTAATTTTCACACAAGCAAAAGAAAACCCAGAATGTTGTGAGAGATGCACTTCAGCAGTTTCTAAAGTGATGTTATGGCATAACAAAGAATTTACATGTTTCTTGGAAAAATATGTTGTATTTTGAAGATTAATAACCATTCATAACTCTTCCTGAAATGctcaaaggccttttttttttgttaataaagCCAGGTATGcggtataaataataaaaactaatgaCTAGTGTTAAGTATTCTGAAACAATGGTGTAATATCAACTTGATTAAACTCACAAAATTACAAAACCACTTTTTATATCCCTCTTCTGACATTCTAAGCAAAGCTTTTAGAGTTTTCTTATTCAGTTTATTAATAATGGAATTTCAAAAATACTATGGTAGCCAGTAATTCCCATCTAATGCTATAAGAACAGCTTAATAAAGGTATAAATTAGATATTCAGATATTAGATTCTATCTTATGTATCAGATAGCAGAAAACTAAGATCTCAAATTATAGAACTTCACAATATGCTTATTTGGCTTCAAACACTTCCCCCCATATTTGTTGCATGTTAAGATCTTAAATAAAAACCTAGTAATGAGTAAATAGTAGTTGAACGCACAGGTAAGTATCCAGCCTAGAATTATTCTCGGGTGATTATATAAGgttctaaaattgtatttttttggtaaatcctttgcttttaaagttttctaaTCTTTTCCTGTTTGATTTATAAACCAAACATCCTGCCTATTTTTAGTAAGTGACTATCCATTTTGCCCATTAGAAACTTGTTGGAATATTTCTTCAGAAAAAGTAAATTAGAATACTATATTTAATAAAACTGCTTCCTAAAGTAAATCAAAGAAGTCAGTGTagtcagttttttcttttcttttctttttttcttttactgaatgAGTAAATCAATCACACACCAACAGTGTTGTAAATTTAAGTGCAAAAGCATTGAAGTGCTTTACTACAAATTACAACCTAGAAACACGTTAACTGAACAATTAAAATTCATACAATCAGATTTAGATATATAACAACACAAAGTAGGAACAGAATTACAGTACATTTACAACACAAGACAGATACATGAATTCATTAGAAAATATTGTAATAAATAATTCATGAATTATAGTGCAATTGATTTATGCATAAATATAACTAATTGCCTAACAATCAGTTTATATTAACAAAATCTGTCAAAATCAAGGCAGCCACAGAGTTTTACTAAATTACTGCGACAATGGAAATActgcaattaaaaaacaaatacaagtaTTTGTACTGTAAACAACTAAAAAAATCAGTCTCACTAAAGTTAGTAtacaatttaatataaaattgtcaTTAGCTACCAGAAATGGTTTAAACAACTTTACTGAGCAGTAGTTTTCTAAAAACAGAggcactgttttttcttttccttttttttttttttaaatataaaatacttgagGAACATTCAAATAAGTAGAAAGCACATAAGGATTGCTTTCACCTTCATTAAGTCTGCTGAAATGGGATTTTTCAGAAAATTGTCAATTAATAAATAGTAACTGGTAACTAAATTCATAAAGTACTTTGAAAGTTTAACATAAAGGTCATCTTAATAGAACCACTGGGGAGAAGGGGAATTTCCCTGCCTTTCCTAGTTTGTATAATCAAATGTTAACTCAATAAtagaaatgttttgtttcttttaaaagttatgGGTTGATTATTACCTATAAactatcaaaaaatattttaatttactatttctgaccaaaaataaataatacaagtaCTAAAATGCTGCAAATTAACTATAATATTACCTATAAAACTACTGATTACTGTGAAGTCAATAGCAAAATGATCCCTGATTTATGAATCCTGTAAAGTTTTTGGTCAGGTCATCTTTTAAATGATACAAAAGTGTTCTGTAAGTTTCCCTTTACTATAAACTTCTTAATCAATTTATTAATGTAAATATAGTGTGAGGAATAAAAAAGCtcaatacaatataaatattatgtaatGCATTCAAAGCCCCCAAAGTTTTCCAAGTAAAATTCTGTATAAAGAGGtcaataaaattgttttgaaatatgtacttTACCTTTAACTTTGTTTTTCATTGGGGGAAGGGGGAAATATACTAAATAATCCAAGTTCTGGCCCTCACAAAATATGgcttaattctttaaaaagaaagatgaccCTGACATCTGCTGTTCTGTAATCTATGATGTATATTTTCTtggggtgaaaaaaaaaagaggattcaTACCCTAGTGTGCAGGTAACATTAATAGCTGAAGAGGGTTCAGTATAGATCTCAGAGACCAAATAACTGCTTGGTTGTGTAGTTTCTCACTCTTCAGTTTCTTTAAACATGTaagcagttttaaaatttaatagctGAAAATCTCTTTAGTATTACATGTATATGTGATTattaaatacacacaaacacaagtgTAAAAACACAAGTATTTGACAAGGtgcacttatttttaaaattcagctaAAAGTATTCCTTTTGGACTTAGGAAAACTGGCTTAGAAAAATGATCAGAACCTGAATTTTAACAGAGAAAGGGGGCACTCAGAGAATTTTGAATACATAAAGCAAATCCCTATTCTTTATATGAAGGCATATGCTTTATAACATTTTACCACTACAGTTGCATACTCCATAAATCCAACAAGGATACTTTGACCCATATTTTAAAACTGCTATGTAAAAATGACCAGTCTCTCTTATGAGTCTAGTAAAAGTTAAAATGCACTGCCCAGCTTCTAACTACCCAATTAGTAGAGTTTACATTACTGAAAGTTCAAAACAGCTTCAgtgttaaatatttgtaaatctaTTCAAGACCCTGAACAAACTGCAAATTTGGTTATTAGCAAAATGATAATGTATCGCCCACCAAAATGAAATCTGCAATTCATTTTGATAaactgaaaatgttttgaaatgtcACAGCAGCAAATATATTAAAGTTACACTGAGGTTTTTCAATAGTAGGAGTGTGTCACAATccttaaaatttaaagtagtcaTAACATCAACTAACCAGCACATTTAAACCAAAATTATCATTCTCAAGCTTTTTCTGTGCACATTATAAACATGCTCTAAGTTGCATTCCAACTTTCTTTTCTAACCTTACACATTagcttatttttcaaatgaaaaacaaaactaaattattttaataattaaatttaaattattttttgttcttagTACTCCATCTTATATTAAAGGGTTCTATAGCTGCTGGGGTTAACTATgtgtcagtttttttttaaagtatataccTTATAAACCCCAACTTCTTGCTAAATCAACtattaaatgataaatattaaatttcattATACATATCctttaaggttttcttttctattcctggTGGATGCACTTGAGTGCATTTTGTATTTCATAGAATGCACTGTAGTGTACTAATactgtatatattaatttttcttagtATGGAGATAGCTGTCTATTTAAACTTTGATTGGTTGTTTGACATACATACAACAACTGTTAAGTATGTTGTATAGAATGTTCATAAACTATTAATACCATATTTCCATTATAAGATGGTTCAACTGAATGGCTGGAATGGTCTTTCACCAATAAAAATGTTTCACTTGACAATTACTCGTTTTCCCACAACGCTTTATGCTATTGACTACTAAAGAAAACCTGAATCTTTTTCACCTATTTATACAAGGATTAAATACAAACTATCAGAATTAAGTAAGCAACTATATAATTCTGTCCACAGTGAAAACCctgaataaaactttttttcaaaagGCATGTAAGTGGTTTTTGAACTGTAAAATTTCATGTCTCCTGTCAGAGTGAGCAtttgtaattcccacatgtgtgtatatagacacacaaatacacacctgtgcacatacacacacacgcaaacacacacacacacacacattttcctaACAAGTAATCTACACAGGCTTGCTGCTGTTTTTGCAGCTGCCAGTCCCTGAATCTGTCATATTATATAACCCAGTGTCTGGTAATCGTAGTTTCTTCTTCGGAGGAGTCTTCAGTGTTCCAGATCTTTCTTTTACCTTGTATTCTAAAGTGCTGTGAGGTACCCCATAAATTCCTTGTGCTTTGGAAACACTCATTTTTCCACTCATTACCATTGCAATAGCTTCTTCCATTATTTCATGATCATATTGCCGATAGCGGCCACGTTTTTTCCTGGGCTGCTTACTGTCTTTTCGATCTAATCCATCTTCAGTATTTTCAGAGGTTCCATCAACTGTTCCATTTTTAGAATTAAGACACAAAGGAGAGAGGTCCCCATGTAGAAAGTAAGAGTCAACACTTGAGTGAGTTACAGGCCCAGAACattctattttgttctgtttagggagtatatttttcagtttttggaGAGCTGATCCTTCTAGGACTGAAGAGGTTTTGGAAACTTGATACATAACATCCAGCAGACCAGAACCATCAGGTTGTGATTTTGAGACAGAACTTACTCGTAGCTGAGGAATTTTTAACTGTACAGTAGGATTTGAAGTTTCATATTGgaggctttcatttttttctttaaactgagtGACCATTTTCTGTAGAGTTAGCTGATGGAGGTAAGTGGAAGCTGTTGGGAATTTTAATTCTGAGGTTTCAAGTAGATTGAGTTTACTTTTTTCTGTGCGCTCTGCTTGAGCTCTTGCCCACAAGGCTACTTTTTGCAGCACTGCACACGTTTCTTTACTGTCCTTATATGAATAACTATCATGGAAATCtcgagttttgtttttaaaagatgcagGCTTCCCTGCTGGTAAGGCTTCTAAGTGAAGAAGTAAAGTTTTTTGAGGTATGCCATAAAGTATGCCTGCTTTATTTATGTCCAGTGCTCCAGACTGAATGTCTTTCAAAGCTTTTGAGAGCAAACCATCTGCAAACTCAGCACTTCTTTCCACATAGTCCTCTCTGTTTCTGTGTAGTCTCCTGGATGGATGGAATGAAACGATGGTAAACTGATGCATGAGAGACTCTCACACAGCTATGGAAGGGGAGGGTCCACTCCTTTATTATACTCCTTGCTTAGGTAACATCACTGCTTATGACActtttaagtctgtgagatgtagTAGTTACTCCTTATCAAAGCAAACGCTACAGTCCTGGTAGGACAATGTGTCAATGATACGGTGGCCTCAACGGGCAGACCTTCCAAGAACATAAAATCCTAACTcagtatttgtaaaaatattctcATGATGTTGCTATTCCTCTGACAGATGCTTGTAGAGCAACacttataaattttatttgtacaATTAGAGTTCCATTATAAAAAGTACCCAAATCCTAAAGGAGTTTTTGTTAGTACAAACGTGACGTTACCGCTAAACAAGTAATAAAAGAGTCAACCCCTTTAAAGGAAATTTGTAGCAGCAGGAATATTTCCAAACACAAACATCCCATATTTCCACAAGACTAATTTTTCTCTAGACAAGAACTTAAAACTTGAAACAAGTAGATAAGttatatttgaataatttcattttagatATTATCAATGTCACTTCTATTTCAAATGTATCACTGTAATTTTCAAAGTTTCTCAAACAGAAAGCTTACTATACCTTACGACTCAAGTACTACTACAGTCATAGTTGAAACAAATTACAGTCTACCTCTAAGATTTAAATGTGACAAAAAAGCTTCCTGTGCAGTTAGTTAATGGGAAGATGcaaaaaagttgtaaaaaaaaatccaaaaatccaacAGAACAGCATTTCActactaattatttatttaatgattaatAACACTTTTCAAAACATG is a genomic window of Macaca mulatta isolate MMU2019108-1 chromosome 5, T2T-MMU8v2.0, whole genome shotgun sequence containing:
- the LCORL gene encoding ligand-dependent nuclear receptor corepressor-like protein isoform X1; its protein translation is MDKGRERMAAAAAAAAAAAAAAAQCRSPRCAAERRGFRRELDSWRHRLMHCVGFESILEGLYGPRLRRDLSLFEDCEPEELTDWSMDEKCSFCNLQREAVSDCIPSLDSSQSTPTEELSSQGQSNTDKIECQAENYLNALFRKKDLPQNCDPNIPLVAQELMKKMIRQFAIEYISKSGKTQENRNGSIGPSIVCKSIQMNQAESSLQEEQEGPLDLTVNRTQEQNTQQGDGVLDLSTKKTSIKSEESSICDPSSENSVAGSTVDAKSEEASKMEKRKSALSKVLESLCIHHQQQVLAMLKFLVQEQNAASLCCCNTSCVVSSESQKPLIEDNLYGLFCNCEYRLAEKGCLQNEKQSPGLEPLPVCIKDLNCLSCQTVTVEHIKPVVNRGIADSYNSHRCCSGLLPNIHSTKSAFRSPLLSKEVCDLSVTLKDACRSRSPSPPPLSPVETEGFEKLKDVISEISALENNKLEANINQPPSLTPAEISSNKSDHEDKILKTKKSGNSYSLLSNDSNNSATNHEKGETAVIFQDLMDRINEKLKSIETTDMTSLVQLSSSDCNTYNDLKLGDFITSLLHNAKASDYSFMELLSQHDKKVENKIIQTRFRKRQETLFAMCNSSDSPMFRRQSLQIKRELASLDENFTRKKYTEKSSRKLTQNNDISSSDKGEFYHDQGSSLQNSKRLQDKNAETSFSPNYALQSLQLPLHSSETNLSFNSFSESFKTTSPEKMSLRKPQEKSADGKQFLQNHRKNPKLSNTQTLLRNDASGLLSRTKRNIVPPGWYSIYVTNNYVFKKSPKAKKVSESTTKNVPVKNIHIESSHNIDLNKIAMNSNLQVVVKRLEDTINIANKSWNNQPLSEGCKASKKLIEIDGKDQNADRNMTLTLNRMTCKEQSLSKSVVASSNIIKSHCMPTMDLNNKRLENLKKSTILDMGRLISSGENVPAKYEGIESSSVSNYSSPIKLMFLSEVKSSEGVKYTLTSVGTSHSNVVLPSEKPTIHHVTEEKTETNEDISNANSENYHSNHYDTDTLQRELNKFNHAKETSGSSTMFIGDINSDKPQEETTDNSSSAIDPSFKRKPGRPKKIGPQVVRQIKRPIGRPPKPKTDQTDITVCQNEPVSAGRKSPESLISEVKEGIYKKSITVTVIYGRSRRTKRHVSEGNVNISNLMSLNNNAGDFPTEYNSPRNISEHKINLGERISAVASLTTESEILGSGFEYVRPIKNKSVIPQPSKNIVRPNQKPLTISRKPGRPAKVKISGISVTINRTSPQEREVSISSCLPPLEQENTLGKNLPEEKYDQQCTKMDKIRHTEADIFKNGSKSMIATVPLRHSIRDRKPSLHFLHSLASSSSLIYRNALLHKSYKLHLQKNKSQKEKHRQSKMKIAYKDTPRNRFSRNAKKCLEDNKLVPISEVSLDPIISSNPLLRWWATSASNDSLLEELNNRFEQIANAWVQVSGDEAENCIHKKREHIENDHFKVASPLETCLLELEVSPVKMLFQKKYDLNELCTWFMQTTETQSLSLVRKANARNPLEVINTRGIKLGTKYSDFNASPFRKHFKKFALSSPSKSAEKLHILHKVTNSPLLNVKSNLAIARLKRTEFKRLHHERWKREGKLHNHGTVDWNSKRRNLRFFCQNQFLNKTEGETNADIPLQGKSIVDNQCVLPPDIRGDLQQRVVMPDFKIRASFENKFKSEAKENGTNCSQKDFQKGPRLENVCPNSWRSKTLKDCRIFLRKLNCLEHRNTLKLNTIIYSPESTDSGNTHQTHMEESKRFTLRSHSARQNSFKKQSKEIENAKANNPSADEFADHLGNSKLSKCINFDKNPDSFEVLSNLNKRKRPPWKTTEVSTKRHKRQSCNSGQMANYFSKSLASRPAFSI
- the LCORL gene encoding ligand-dependent nuclear receptor corepressor-like protein isoform X2, with amino-acid sequence MDKGRERMAAAAAAAAAAAAAAAQCRSPRCAAERRGFRRELDSWRHRLMHCVGFESILEGLYGPRLRRDLSLFEDCEPEELTDWSMDEKCSFCNLQREAVSDCIPSLDSSQSTPTEELSSQGQSNTDKIECQAENYLNALFRKKDLPQNCDPNIPLVAQELMKKMIRQFAIEYISKSGKTQENRNGSIGPSIVCKSIQMNQAESSLQEEQEGPLDLTVNRTQEQNTQQGDGVLDLSTKKTSIKSEESSICDPSSENSVAGSTVDAKSEEASKMEKRKSALSKVLESLCIHHQQQVLAMLKFLVQEQNAASLCCCNTSCVVSSESQKPLIEDNLYGLFCNCEYRLAEKGCLQNEKQSPGLEPLPVCIKDLNCLSCQTVTVEHIKPVVNRGIADSYNSHRCCSGLLPNIHSTKSAFRSPLLSKEVCDLSVTLKDACRSRSPSPPPLSPVETEGFEKLKDVISEISALENNKLEANINQPPSLTPAEISSNKSDHEDKILKTKKSGNSYSLLSNDSNNSATNHEKGETAVIFQDLMDRINEKLKSIETTDMTSLVQLSSSDCNTYNDLKLGDFITSLLHNAKASDYSFMELLSQHDKKVENKIIQTRFRKRQETLFAMCNSSDSPMFRRQSLQIKRELASLDENFTRKKYTEKSSRKLTQNNDISSSDKGEFYHDQGSSLQNSKRLQDKNAETSFSPNYALQSLQLPLHSSETNLSFNSFSESFKTTSPEKMSLRKPQEKSADGKQFLQNHRKNPKLSNTQTLLRNDASGLLSRTKRNIVPPGWYSIYVTNNYVFKKSPKAKKVSESTTKNVPVKNIHIESSHNIDLNKIAMNSNLQVVVKRLEDTINIANKSWNNQPLSEGCKASKKLIEIDGKDQNADRNMTLTLNRMTCKEQSLSKSVVASSNIIKSHCMPTMDLNNKRLENLKKSTILDMGRLISSGENVPAKYEGIESSSVSNYSSPIKLMFLSEVKSSEGVKYTLTSVGTSHSNVVLPSEKPTIHHVTEEKTETNEDISNANSENYHSNHYDTDTLQRELNKFNHAKETSGSSTMFIGDINSDKPQEETTDNSSSAIDPSFKRKPGRPKKIGPQVVRQIKRPIGRPPKPKTDQTDITVCQNEPVSAGRKSPESLISEVKEGIYKKSITVTVIYGRSRRTKRHVSEGNVNISNLMSLNNNAGDFPTEYNSPRNISEHKINLGERISAVASLTTESEILGSGFEYVRPIKNKSVIPQPSKNIVRPNQKPLTISRKPGRPAKVKISGISVTINRTSPQEREVSISSCLPPLEQENTLGKNLPEEKYDQQCTKMDKIRHTEADIFKNGSKSMIATVPLRHSIRDRKPSLHFLHSLASSSSLIYRNALLHKSYKLHLQKNKSQKEKHRQSKMKIAYKDTPRNRFSRNAKKCLEDNKLVPISEVSLDPIISSNPLLRWWATSASNDSLLEELNNRFEQIANAWVQVSGDEAENCIHKKREHIENDHFKVASPLETCLLELEVSPVKMLFQKKYDLNELCTWFMQTTETQSLSLVRKANARNPLEVINTRGIKLGTKYSDFNASPFRKHFKKFALSSPSKSAEKLHILHKVTNSPLLNVKSNLAIARLKRTEFKRLHHERWKREGKLHNHGTVDWNSKRRNLRFFCQNQFLNKTEGETNADIPLQGKSIVDNQCVLPPDIRGDLQQRVVMPDFKIRASFENKFKSEAKENGTNCSQKDFQKGPRLENVCPNSWRSKTLKDCRIFLRKLNCLEHRNTLKLNTIIYSPESTDSGNTHQTHMEESKRFTLRSHSARQNSFKKQSKEIENAKANNPSADEFADHLGNSKLSKCINFDKNPDSFEVLSNLNKRKRPPWKTTEVSTKRHKRQSCNSGQMANYFSKSLACYK